The following is a genomic window from Marinobacter sp. NP-4(2019).
TTATCACCGAAACGGCGCTGGTCGGATTACTCCTGGCCGCAGGCGTTGTCGCGACCATCAATCTGTATGTACCTGGTGGCGCTATCCGTTTCTTTGCAGTGTCCCGGACGGTGTTCCGCTATCTGGAGCGGGTATACAACCACGATACCGTGCTGCGATTGCTTACGGACATCCGGGTGGCACTGTTTAAGGGTTTGTCCTCGGCCAGCCGCAGCCACAGGAAAGAGCTGACCGGGGCCCAGTGGCTTTCCAGGCTCACCAGCGATGTCGATGCACTGGATACCCTGTACCTGCGGTTAATCGCACCGGCAGCACTGGCCGCGCTGGTCACCGTGCTGGTTGTGGTGCTGACGGCTGTTCTGTTTGATCTCCGGACAGCCATGTTGGTGGGACTTGTGCTGCTGGCCGCGTTTCTTTTCGCCACAGTCGGTACCTACCTGCGTACACGGCAACTCGCTGCAAAGCAGAGCGACCGCCAGGAAGCCCTGCGAACGGCGGTGATCGAACACATCGAGGGCTTTGCCGAGCTGACTGCGGCCGGTAGAACCGGCAAGCACGCGGCGTGGCTGATGCGGCAGGCTCACAAGGTGACGTCTGAGCAGGCCGAGGCAGATTCCCGGGCAGGCTGGCACCTGGCCGGCTCTCACCTGCTGATTAATCTCTCGGCGATTCTGGCGCTATGGGCCGGCTTTGCCCTGTTCCGTGCCGGCTTGATCTCCGGGCCAGTGCTGGTGTTGTTGCCGATTGCCCTGCTCGGTCTCGCGGAAATCTATGCCATGTTGCCCGACGCGTTCGCTAAGCTGGGCGCAACAATGGCATCAGCCGCTCGCCTCAACCGGGATTGCCGGGGAGACCAACCGACGGCTGCGAGCGGTGCGCCGGATTTGCCAGCGAACGCGGCCCTGGTCGCAACAGATCTGATGGTAAAACATGCGGGCCACGTACCCTTGTTTACGCATTTCGACCTTACACTCAAAGCTGGCGATCGTGTGGGTATCGTAGGTCATTCCGGTAGCGGCAAGTCCTCCCTGGCAGATGTGTTTGCCGGTCTGCTGCCACCAGCAAATGGCAGATTGGCTACTCAGGACCGGGTGTACCTCACCCAGAAAACCGTGCTGTTCGAGGATACCCTGAGAGCCAACTTGCTCCTGGGTTCGCCGAAGGCCAGCGAGACTGAGCTGTGGCGCATACTTGAAGTGGTAGAGCTGGCCGAGCGTTTTGCCTCGGAGCCCGATCAGCTTGATACCTGGCTGGGCAGTTCGGGAAGCCGGCTATCCGGTGGTGAGGCACGGCGCGTGGCCCTGGCACGAGTGCTGTTGAGCTCTGCTCCGGTGGTAATACTGGACGAACCATTTACCGGTCTTGATAGCGGAACCCGGGCGCGGATTGCGGGACGAATGGATGCGCTTCTGGAGGGGAAAACTGTGATCAGTCTGGCGCATGGGCCGGATGCCCTTCCGGGCACCGACCGTGTGATTCACCTGACAGGCTAACGGGTTTCAACCAACTCAAAGGTCAGGCCTGCCTTGCTGGTCAGCCTGTCCATCAGTTTGCCATCCAGAAGCGAGGCGGGCGTCCAGAAGCCACCCGGTTGGTCGGCGGGCACATCAAAAGCCAGGCACATACCCGCTTCTCCCAGCATCTTGCCGGTGGAACCGTAGCCGGGGTCGCGATCCCCCGTGACTTTGGTCATCAACTTGCGGCCATCCTCGGTCTTGCCGATGAACCGCAGGTCAAAGAAGCCGTTTTCCTGGTCTTCGGGGCTCGGCCCCTCACCCGGTGCCGGAACAAACTTTTCCACCAGCCAGCGCGTAGGCTTGAGCGCAGACGCCGTGAAGAACGCACCCAGGCCACCCGTAATGCCATAGGCCGCCAGGCGTCCTTTGATGCCACGCCCTGTCATCATGGCCTCATCGTAGGTGAATTCCTTACCATAACGGGCTTGCTGCAGTGCGTTGGAGCGATGCACCACTCGGGTATTGATGGCCCCCATGACAAACGGTGCCAGCCAGACACCAAAGTCTTCATCATATTCTGCGGTTTTCAGGCTGGGTTGGCGAACCGTGGAACGATGATCCGGCGGACAAATGGAAAAGGGATTCGCCAGTTCCTTTCTCAGCTTCGGATCGGAAGCCGCTTCCCGGGCAACATTCATCATTGATGCCACGGTCCCCCCGGAGAATCCTCCCTTCGCTGCCTTCACTCGCATTCTTACATCACGGCACGGGGCACCAAAGGTCTGCTCCGCTTGCTGTTGCAGGAACCACACCCCCAAATCCGACGGTATTGAATCAAACCCGCAGCAATGAACAATGCGCGCTCCGGAGGATTTGGCTTCCTCCTCATAACGTTCCACCATCTTACGAATCCATTGCACCTCACCGGTCAGGTCACAGTAATCTGTGCCGGTGCGGACACACGCCTGCACCAGGGGCTCTCCGTACAATGCGTAAGGGCCGACGGTAGAGATAATGACCCGCGTCTGGTCGCACATCGCCTGCAGGTCAGCGTCACTGGCAGCGTCGGCAATGATGACGGGCAGTTCTGCCGCTTCGGGTCCCAGATCCCCTTTGAGCTTACCCAGCTTGCTCTCGGAGCGACCCGCTATGGCCCAGGAAACTGACTTACCCACCCCGTATGCCTCGAGCAAGTAACGTGTGAGTATCTGACCGACAAAGCTGGTTGCCCCGAAGACGACCAGGTCATAGGTTGTGTCCGTTGATTTCGTCATTGATCATCCTTTCTTGCGTTGGAGAAAATACATGAATATCGCCACTCCCAGGCCCCAGAAACCGTTCAGCAACAACCCACCAACCCAGGTTTGGGCTGACGCTTCAAGGTCTTTTAAGGGAAATACGACAAGCATGGCAACCGCAGTGGGGCCGATTGCCCCCACAATCACATGGCCCAGCCAGAATCTTACCCCGGCCAGGCTCCCCAGAAGGGCCCAAAGCACGATGCCCCAGAGCCCTCCGAAGAACGCCAGCGATACCACTGCTGGAATCCCGAAAGGCGGTACCGGCGTCATGTTGAAAGGTGCTACCGGCACCATGCCTGCCAGGTAGAACAGAGCAAACAGTCCCTGGTGGAAAATCAGGGTTGCAAGGAAGCCACTTACAAATGCCTTGAACCAAACCATGTAATATCTCCCGAAAAGGACCGTCGGCACGGCCAATCGTTTGTCACAATGTATCCGGCACACTGCAGGAAACACAATGAAAAATACACACGTCCCGGAGGTCAACCTTGGTGACACTGTTATTGATCCTGAGCCTGCTGCTTGCCATCTTCAGCGCCTTTTTGTTCTGGCAGATTTGTGAGCAGCGTAAGGTCATTTCCCAGATGATGGAAAGTGACGACATCACAGAACCGGATCGGGACCCCGAGCTGATCCTTACGCTACGTGTAGTGGATCCGATTTCTCTCGCCAAGCGGGAGTCCCGTTCAGCGCGGGTTCTGGCTGATCACCTGCCTGTTATGGTGCGAAAAATGGTGTATCAGGAAGTGATGAAGGAGCTGGAGCGGGAACTGGATGAACGTGAAATCGACGTGCAGATGCACATTGAATATCGCTGATCGAGGTAACCCATGTCTATTCTGATTGCCTCTGCCATTCTGTTGACAGCAGCTGCAGCGGGACTGGCCTACACCTACTGGCAACTGCTCGATAGCCGTCGCCGTCTGCGGGTGGTCAATTCCCATCGTATTGCCGCAAACAGTGCCATACAGAAAAGCCGGATGGATCTGTTGGAAGTACGTAACCGTGCGAAGCTGCTGGAAGAAACCGTCACCGGCGGTGCCACGGCCGTAGAACGAGTCCACAAGGCTATTTCTGCCACTACTTTCGGCCTGATTGATCACTTCTCCCGGGATGAAGAGTTCCGGCAAACTGCCCGCAAAGCGCGGGAAACCCATGACCAGACCAGCCAACAGATTTATCGTGGGGTGCGCACCACCAATCGGGCACTGCACATATTGGCGGACACTCTGATCATCGGCAACGCGGAAAAACGCATCGTTTCCAGAAAGCATAAAAAAAGGCACCCGTAGGTGCCTTTTTTCTGAGCCTTCAGAAAGTTAAAGAACTTTCTTCAACTCTTCCTCAAGCTGCGGAACCGCTTCGAACAGGTCCGCCACCAGGCCGTAATCGGCAACCTGGAAGATCGGCGCTTCCTCGTCCTTGTTGATCGCAACGATCACCTTGGAGTCGGACATACCCGCCAGGTGCTGGATGGCACCGGAGATACCAACAGCGATGTACAGCTGCGGGGCGACGATCTTACCGGTCTGACCCACCTGCATGTCGTTCGGTACGAAACCGGCGTCAACCGCGGCACGGGAGGCACCCACGGCGGCGCCCAGCAGATCGGCTACCTGCTCCAGCATCTTGAAGTTGTCGCCGTTCTGCATGCCACGGCCACCGGAAACCACGATACCGGCGCTGCCCAGATCCGGACGGTCGGACTTGGCCAACTCTTCGTTAACGAAGGTGGACAGACCCGCATCCTTCACAACGTCCAGTGCCTCAACAGCGGCGGAACCGCCTTCTGCAGCAACCGGATCAAACGCGGTCGGACGTACGGTGATCACCTTGATGGCGTCGTTCGCCTTGACGGTGGCGATGGCGTTACCGGCGTAGATCGGACGCACGAAGGTGTCCTCGGACTCGACACGGATGATGTCGGAGACCTGGGCCACGTCCAGCAGCGCGGCAACGCGCGGCATGAAGTCTTTACCAGTAGTGCCGGCAGCAGCCAGGATGTGGCTGTAGCCCTTGCCCACTTCGGCGACCAGCTCGCCCAGGTTCTCGGCCAGGAAGTGACCGTAAGCGGCGTTGTCGGCAACCAGAACCTTGTTCACGCCTTCGGCCTTGGCCGCAGCTTCCGCAACCGCACCACAGTTCTCGCCGGCCACCAGGACGTCGATGTCACCGCCAATGGCCTTGGCCGTGGCGACTACGTTCAGGGTCGCCTGCTTCAGGCTGCTGTTGTCGTGTTCAGCAATTACAAGGATGCTCATTTAGATCACCTTCGCTTCGTTCTTCAGTTTATCGACCAGCTCAGCTACGTCAGCCACCTTCACACCCGCCTTACGGGCGGCCGGTGCTTCCACTTTCAGGGTGGACAGACGGTTGGCAATGTCGACACCCAGATCGGCCGGGCTCATGGACTCGAGCGGCTTCTTCTTGGCCTTCATGATGTTCGGCAGCGAAGCGTAACGCGGCTCGTTCAGACGCAGGTCGGTGGTGACCACGGCCGGCAGGTTCAGCGCCACGGTCATCAGACCGCCGTCGATTTCACGGGTGACGTTGACCTTGTCGCCTTCAACAACCACTTCAGAGGCAAACGTGCCCTGACCCATGCCGGTCAGCGCGGCCAGCATCTGGCCGGTCTGGTTGTTGTCGGAATCGATGGACTGTTTGCCCAGGATAACCAGCTTGGGCTCTTCCTTCTCCACCACGCTCTTGAGCAGCTTGGCCGCTTCGAGAGACTGAACCTCTTCGTCGGTTTCGATGTGGATCCCACGGTCGGCACCCAGAGCCAGAGCAGTACGGATTTGCTCCTGGGCGGCCTTCGGGCCGATGGATACCACCACGATTTCACTGGCAACACCCTTCTCTTTCAGGCGAACCGCTTCTTCAACCGCGATTTCGCAGAACGGGTTCATTGCCATCTTGACGTTGGCGAGATCAACGCCGGTGTTGTCCGGCTTGACGCGCACCTTTACGTTGTAGTCGATTACTCGTTTTACAGCGACCAGAACCTTCATAGATTCCTCGTTCTTCTACGATGGGTTTAATGACTCGCAATCAGAAACACTCCTGAGATACGACTCCACTGATGTGGAAAACAGAGTGTTTCTCGATTCCTGTCGTTTCGATGTGAGGCCAGAATTATGGGGCTTCAGACCGAACGTTACAAACAGCTGCCTCACGCGGGGCCCGCTGTCACGGCGGACTTATACTGCAGGCAAAGGTGCACGGGGTCAATAGCCCCGTTCGACACGCCAGTCCTGTTTTCACAGCCAATGGACTCTGTATTGACTCAGTAAAGCCATGAGACGATACTAAAAAATGACTCAGAACACATAGTTAGCATCCTGGCTAACAATGCCAAAGGATAGCTTCGATTTCAAACAAACGTTTGTTTGATTTTCGATATACGCTACCCTTGGGGTGTCAAAAGAGGGCTATTCGACTTTGGGGAGTCGTCTATACGGACTTTTACCGGTATGATAACGCCCCTGAATTATCCGCCTGCGGGCACATAATATCCATTAAAGAAGTATTGAGGAGACCAACGTGGAACGCGAATCGATGGAATTTGATGTTCTTATCGTCGGCGGTGGGCCCGCTGGCCTTTCGGCAGCCTGCCGGGTCATGCAACTGGCGCAGGAAGCTGGCGAGGAACTGACAGTCTGTGTCGTTGAGAAGGGCTCCGAGATCGGCGCTCACATCCTGGCTGGCACCGTATTCGAGCCAACGTCGCTGAACGAGCTCTTCCCGGACTGGAAAGAGAAAGGTGCGCCGCTGAATACCCCGGTCACCCGGGATGACATTTTCCTGCTGAAAAACCAGGAAAAGGCCACCAAGATCCCCAACGCCTTTGTGCCCAAGAACATGCACAACCACGGCAACTACATCATCAGCCTGGGCAACCTGTGCCGCTGGCTCGCCGAGCAGGCCGAAGCCCTGGGCGTGGAAGTCTATCCGGGCTTTGCCGCGTCCGAGACCATCATTGAAGATGGTCAGGTAAAAGGCATCATTACCGGCGACATGGGCGTGGCCCGTGACGGTTCCCAGAAAGATGGCTACATGCCCGGCATGGAACTGCGCGCCAAGTACACCCTGTTCACCGAAGGCTGTCGTGGTCACCTGGGCAAGCGCCTGATCAACGACTTCAAGCTGGACGAAGGCAAGGATCCCCAGCACTACGGTATCGGTATCAAGGAACTGTGGGACATCGATCCGGCCAAACACGAGCCGGGTCTGGTCGTGCATTCCACGGGGTGGCCTCTGAATGAAAGCGGTTCCACGGGCGGCTCTTTCCTGTATCACCTGGAAAACGGCCAGGTCTATGTCGGCCTGATCACCGACCTGTCCTACAGCAACCCGCACCTGAGCCCGTTCGATGAATTCCAGCGCCTCAAGCTGCATCCTGAATTCAGCAAATACCTGGAAGGCGGCAAGCGTGTTTCCTACGGTGCCCGCGCCATCACCAAGGGCGGCTTCAACTCCCTGCCGAAGATGAGCTTCCCGGGCGGTCTGCTGCTGGGCTGTGATGCCGGTACCCTGAACTTCTCCAAGATCAAGGGTTCCCACACCGCCATGAAATCCGGCCTGCTGGGCGCGGAAGCGGTGTTCGAAGCATTGAAGGAAGGCAAGTCCGGTGAGGAAATCACCAGCTTTGCCGATCGCTTCAAGGACAGCTGGCTCTACAAGGAGCTGTATGACGAGCGCAACTTTGGCCCGGCCATGCACAAGTTCGGAAACGTGATCGGTGGTGGCATTGCCTTCTTTGAGCAGAATATCCTGCGCCGCAGCCTGCCGTTCACTCTTCACGACACCATCCCGGATTACGCCACCCTGAAGCCGGCATCCGAGTGCAAGAAGATCGATTATCCGAAACCGGATAACACCCTGACCTTCGACAAGCTGTCGTCGGTGTTCATTTCGAACACCAACCACGAGGAAGATCAGCCGGTTCATCTGAAGCTGACCGATCCGGACCTCCCTATCCGGGACAACCTGCCCAAGTATGACGAGCCAGCGCAGCGTTACTGCCCGGCCGGTGTGTACGAAGTGGTTGAGGCCGATGACGGCAGCGGCAAGAAGTTCCAGATCAACGCCCAGAACTGTGTTCACTGTAAGACCTGCGATATCAAGGACCCTGCACAGAACATCAACTGGGTGACTCCGGAAGGGGGCGGTGGCCCCAACTATCCGAACATGTAAGTTCGGATTCCGGTACAAAAAACGGCCCTTTATGGGTCGTTTTTTGTTTGGGGTGTCGGATTCGGGCTACGGTAGTGTTCTTTGTGGTTTTGTCGGATTACGGCTTCGCCTAATCCGACAAACCTTTCAGGCATAAAAAAACGGCTCACAAGGAGCCGTTTTTCGATAGCGCTTCTGAAAAGCTTAGTGCACGTGACCGTGCTCTTGCTCTTCGTCGGTCGCATCACGGGTCTCTACCACTTCCACGTCGAAGTGCAGAGTCTGACCTGCCAGCGGATGGTTGGCATCGATGGTGACGGTTTCGTCGCCAACTTCAACTACACGAACAACCTGAGGGCCGCCCGGAGTCTGTGCCTGGAACTGCATGCCCGGCTCGATAGTATCAACGCCTTCAAATGCAGAACGGGGAACCGGCTGGATGAGTTCCTCGTTAACTTCACCGTAGCCTTCACCGGGCTCGACAGTAACTTTAGCCTGGTCGCCGGCGTTCTTATCGTTCAGCGCACTTTCCAGTCCGCCGATAATGTTCTGTGCACCTTCCACATAAGACAGAGGCTCACGACCTTCTACACGGGAAGAGTCTAGCTGCTCGCCCTGGTCGTTTGTGAGCGTGTAATGGATGGTGACAACACGAGGTTGGGCCATGTGATCTCCTTGCGTGTCGCAATGACTGTTTAATTGAATTTGGGTAATCGCAAGTATTCATGAACAGCCAGACTGCACAGAGGGACTAACGACCACCGGGCCTCGTTAGAGAGCCAGGCTCGGTAACAAGATCGAAAATACAGTTTAACAAGTGTCGGACTGCCTTTTCTACCGTCAGTTGGTTGGGGCAAAGCCTGCCTTTTTCAACTCCCCTGCCCGATTTCGTAAAAATTTCCGTCACTCCAGACGCCCAGGACCAATGAGCCGTCATCCGCCTTACGCTCGATAACATGCTCCGCCAGATCGTAATACGCTGCAGTGACCAGCCTGGCTTCCAGACCATGGCGGACCTTAACCACCGGCCGTGGCTCGTCGCTGTCGGGGTAGCACCCGACGACCAGCGGGTGCTCGTCCCCCACCGCCAGGGTTTCGCCTACATTGGTGGTCAGATAAAGCGCCTGGTCAGATCCCTGCCCCTTCACCTCCAGGGAGTGAGCCAGCAACGGCGCATCCTCAACTTCGATACGCCATTTTTCAACGGGAGTCACCAGGTAATAGTGGCCATCGTCTTCCCGGCGAAGAATGGTTGAGAACAGCCTTACGATAGCCTCCCGCGCCAGAGGTTCGCCTTTAAAGATCCACTGGCCATCCCGGGTGATTCGGATATCAATGTCACCGGATAGCTCTGGATGCCATTTATCCAGAGGAGGCAGCCCTTTGCCTGACTCACCGGACTGTTCGACCTGCTTTGCTATGCTCTCCGGGTTATGCGCCATGCTTTAAAGTCCTCTCATCCATTCCGGGCGCAATGCCGCCGCGCCGGGGCTGGTTATTGCCAGGTTCGCTTCCTCCAGCAGCCGCTGCTTGTCGCGCCCCAGGGTGCCTTTCAACACCAGGTAATTGGACGCATGATCACTGCGGAATATGGTCTTGTCCAGTTCAAGGTGTTCAAGGAACAGGCGGATCTCGCGGAACAGGCCGTCCTGGTTCAGAGGCACGAAATCCTCGCCAAAACCGGCACGGAAACGCTCTTCGCCCTGCGGGAAACTGACGACCAGCGTGGACAGGTAATCCGGCTGGGTGTCATTGCACAGTTTCGCTGTGTTGATGGCATGCTGTTCCGACAAGACCTCTCCGCCCAGCCCGTTGAGGACCATGACGGAACTGGTGAGGCCCGCCTCACGGATTTTAAGAAGCGCGGAGCGGGTGGAATCCCCCGTTTCGCCCTTGTTCACACGGCGCAGAATCTCATCGTCACCGGACTCCATACCGACATACAGAATCTTCAGTCCCGCCTCACGCAATTGGGTCAGCTCATCGACGGTCTTTTTGGCCAGGTTTCTGGGCAAGCAATAGCTGGACACCCGCTGGAGGTCAGGAAACGCGGCTTTCAGGTCCGCCAGGATCTCCAGCAAGCGGCGTGTGGGCAGGACCATGGCATCCCCATCCGCCAGAAACACACGGCGAACCCCGCCCAGGCTTGTTGCGGCCTTCTCGATATCCGCCCGGATTTCTTCCGGCTTCCTCGCGCGGAATTTCTTCTGGGGCTGAGTGTACATCTCGTTGCTATAACTATAAAAACTATCCCAATCGAGTGAGTGAGTGCGTGAATGCTCATTTTCTATATTAGTACCTGTACTAAACATGAATACTAAAACTCTCGTTGGGACTACCTACCAAGATTGAGGACAAAGCCCGCTCGCCGCAAGAGGCGATAAAAAAGGATCTTATGCTCACCCAGTGGTCGCAAATCGAACATTACGACGGGATATTTGACAAGATTTCCTGCACAGAGCTCTATCATTTCGCATATTCGTGTTTTGAGTAGACATAAATCC
Proteins encoded in this region:
- the cydC gene encoding thiol reductant ABC exporter subunit CydC, which encodes MRDLKPWLELIFRRPGRLVIGGVLILATLLSGVGLLAVSGWFITETALVGLLLAAGVVATINLYVPGGAIRFFAVSRTVFRYLERVYNHDTVLRLLTDIRVALFKGLSSASRSHRKELTGAQWLSRLTSDVDALDTLYLRLIAPAALAALVTVLVVVLTAVLFDLRTAMLVGLVLLAAFLFATVGTYLRTRQLAAKQSDRQEALRTAVIEHIEGFAELTAAGRTGKHAAWLMRQAHKVTSEQAEADSRAGWHLAGSHLLINLSAILALWAGFALFRAGLISGPVLVLLPIALLGLAEIYAMLPDAFAKLGATMASAARLNRDCRGDQPTAASGAPDLPANAALVATDLMVKHAGHVPLFTHFDLTLKAGDRVGIVGHSGSGKSSLADVFAGLLPPANGRLATQDRVYLTQKTVLFEDTLRANLLLGSPKASETELWRILEVVELAERFASEPDQLDTWLGSSGSRLSGGEARRVALARVLLSSAPVVILDEPFTGLDSGTRARIAGRMDALLEGKTVISLAHGPDALPGTDRVIHLTG
- a CDS encoding saccharopine dehydrogenase family protein yields the protein MTKSTDTTYDLVVFGATSFVGQILTRYLLEAYGVGKSVSWAIAGRSESKLGKLKGDLGPEAAELPVIIADAASDADLQAMCDQTRVIISTVGPYALYGEPLVQACVRTGTDYCDLTGEVQWIRKMVERYEEEAKSSGARIVHCCGFDSIPSDLGVWFLQQQAEQTFGAPCRDVRMRVKAAKGGFSGGTVASMMNVAREAASDPKLRKELANPFSICPPDHRSTVRQPSLKTAEYDEDFGVWLAPFVMGAINTRVVHRSNALQQARYGKEFTYDEAMMTGRGIKGRLAAYGITGGLGAFFTASALKPTRWLVEKFVPAPGEGPSPEDQENGFFDLRFIGKTEDGRKLMTKVTGDRDPGYGSTGKMLGEAGMCLAFDVPADQPGGFWTPASLLDGKLMDRLTSKAGLTFELVETR
- a CDS encoding electron transfer flavoprotein subunit alpha/FixB family protein, with the translated sequence MSILVIAEHDNSSLKQATLNVVATAKAIGGDIDVLVAGENCGAVAEAAAKAEGVNKVLVADNAAYGHFLAENLGELVAEVGKGYSHILAAAGTTGKDFMPRVAALLDVAQVSDIIRVESEDTFVRPIYAGNAIATVKANDAIKVITVRPTAFDPVAAEGGSAAVEALDVVKDAGLSTFVNEELAKSDRPDLGSAGIVVSGGRGMQNGDNFKMLEQVADLLGAAVGASRAAVDAGFVPNDMQVGQTGKIVAPQLYIAVGISGAIQHLAGMSDSKVIVAINKDEEAPIFQVADYGLVADLFEAVPQLEEELKKVL
- a CDS encoding electron transfer flavoprotein subunit beta/FixA family protein, translating into MKVLVAVKRVIDYNVKVRVKPDNTGVDLANVKMAMNPFCEIAVEEAVRLKEKGVASEIVVVSIGPKAAQEQIRTALALGADRGIHIETDEEVQSLEAAKLLKSVVEKEEPKLVILGKQSIDSDNNQTGQMLAALTGMGQGTFASEVVVEGDKVNVTREIDGGLMTVALNLPAVVTTDLRLNEPRYASLPNIMKAKKKPLESMSPADLGVDIANRLSTLKVEAPAARKAGVKVADVAELVDKLKNEAKVI
- a CDS encoding electron transfer flavoprotein-ubiquinone oxidoreductase — encoded protein: MERESMEFDVLIVGGGPAGLSAACRVMQLAQEAGEELTVCVVEKGSEIGAHILAGTVFEPTSLNELFPDWKEKGAPLNTPVTRDDIFLLKNQEKATKIPNAFVPKNMHNHGNYIISLGNLCRWLAEQAEALGVEVYPGFAASETIIEDGQVKGIITGDMGVARDGSQKDGYMPGMELRAKYTLFTEGCRGHLGKRLINDFKLDEGKDPQHYGIGIKELWDIDPAKHEPGLVVHSTGWPLNESGSTGGSFLYHLENGQVYVGLITDLSYSNPHLSPFDEFQRLKLHPEFSKYLEGGKRVSYGARAITKGGFNSLPKMSFPGGLLLGCDAGTLNFSKIKGSHTAMKSGLLGAEAVFEALKEGKSGEEITSFADRFKDSWLYKELYDERNFGPAMHKFGNVIGGGIAFFEQNILRRSLPFTLHDTIPDYATLKPASECKKIDYPKPDNTLTFDKLSSVFISNTNHEEDQPVHLKLTDPDLPIRDNLPKYDEPAQRYCPAGVYEVVEADDGSGKKFQINAQNCVHCKTCDIKDPAQNINWVTPEGGGGPNYPNM
- a CDS encoding FKBP-type peptidyl-prolyl cis-trans isomerase gives rise to the protein MAQPRVVTIHYTLTNDQGEQLDSSRVEGREPLSYVEGAQNIIGGLESALNDKNAGDQAKVTVEPGEGYGEVNEELIQPVPRSAFEGVDTIEPGMQFQAQTPGGPQVVRVVEVGDETVTIDANHPLAGQTLHFDVEVVETRDATDEEQEHGHVH
- a CDS encoding DUF1285 domain-containing protein, whose product is MAHNPESIAKQVEQSGESGKGLPPLDKWHPELSGDIDIRITRDGQWIFKGEPLAREAIVRLFSTILRREDDGHYYLVTPVEKWRIEVEDAPLLAHSLEVKGQGSDQALYLTTNVGETLAVGDEHPLVVGCYPDSDEPRPVVKVRHGLEARLVTAAYYDLAEHVIERKADDGSLVLGVWSDGNFYEIGQGS